One genomic window of Phoenix dactylifera cultivar Barhee BC4 chromosome 6, palm_55x_up_171113_PBpolish2nd_filt_p, whole genome shotgun sequence includes the following:
- the LOC103721642 gene encoding dof zinc finger protein DOF5.7 → MMVSPAADDSQSSEGRKSTTTPLHPPEQGLKCPRCDSPNTKFCYYNNYSLTQPRHFCKTCRRYWTKGGALRNVPVGGGCRKNKKSKSSASTRLPFDPADPITAGIPEPGSGLKFLTGPSPPAVDFQLGVLPFSRLHAPTTCGVLSISNQFISFEDFSSPAAISSPAVTMASSMVGFNYPTSSIGFYSDVGGGSSSTVNSNTHGNIASSIESLSSVNQDLHWKLQQQRLAMFFGGEARKESSVSPLPTPLLENQPEPISFQVPDSSRADVCGSSGTRNGCVSSNETPPTWFLESTYTMPASATANTTTNSHNNNSNNNNKNSNNNSSDNNSSNWNGIPAWNDMTQFATLP, encoded by the coding sequence ATGATGGTGTCGCCAGCAGCTGACGATTCTCAGTCCTCAGAAGGGCGCAAGAGCACCACCACCCCGCTTCACCCGCCGGAGCAAGGCCTCAAATGCCCGCGGTGCGACTCCCCCAATACCAAATTCTGCTACTACAACAACTACAGCCTTACCCAGCCAAGGCACTTCTGCAAGACCTGCCGCCGGTACTGGACCAAAGGCGGCGCCCTCCGCAACGTGCCTGTCGGCGGTGGCTGCCGTAAGAACAAGAAATCCAAATCGTCAGCCTCAACCCGCCTCCCCTTTGATCCCGCGGACCCCATCACCGCCGGGATCCCTGAACCCGGCAGTGGCCTCAAATTCCTCACTGGGCCCTCCCCGCCTGCAGTCGACTTCCAGCTAGGCGTCCTCCCTTTTTCAAGGCTGCACGCTCCCACCACTTGTGGCGTCTTGAGCATCAGCAACCAATTCATCTCCTTCGAGGACTTCTCCTCACCCGCCGCTATCTCATCTCCGGCCGTCACGATGGCTTCTTCTATGGTGGGGTTCAATTACCCAACTTCTTCCATCGGGTTCTATAGCGACGTAGGTGGTGGCTCTTCCTCGACGGTGAATAGCAATACCCACGGTAATATTGCTTCTTCGATCGAATCTTTGAGCTCTGTAAACCAAGACCTTCACTGGAAGCTTCAACAGCAGAGGCTGGCTATGTTCTTTGGAGGGGAGGCCCGTAAGGAGAGCAGTGTGTCTCCTCTTCCAACCCCTCTTCTGGAGAACCAGCCAGAGCCCATCTCTTTTCAGGTCCCAGACAGCTCCAGAGCTGATGTTTGTGGGAGCAGTGGGACGAGAAATGGATGCGTTAGCAGTAATGAAACCCCACCGACATGGTTTCTTGAGAGCACTTACACGATGCCCGCCTCCGCCACCGCCAATACCACCACCAATTCTCACAACAACAactccaacaacaacaacaaaaacagcaacaacaacagcagCGACAACAACTCTAGCAATTGGAATGGAATCCCAGCTTGGAATGACATGACCCAGTTTGCGACTCTGCCTTAG